A window of Synergistales bacterium genomic DNA:
GTCGGCGGTGCTGCCGGCGAATCCGGCAAGCACCGAATGCTCCTGCAGGGAGCGGACCTTCCGGGCGCTCGCTTTGATGATCTGGTTTCCCATGGTCACCTGGCCGTCACCGGCCATGGCGACGCCTGTTTCGTTCCGTACGCAGAGTATGGTCGTGCCTGTGAACATTGCTGTCATCCTCCCGAGCGCGGGTGC
This region includes:
- a CDS encoding HslU--HslV peptidase proteolytic subunit (heat shock protein involved in degradation of misfolded proteins) produces the protein MFTGTTILCVRNETGVAMAGDGQVTMGNQIIKASARKVRSLQEHSVLAGFAGSTAD